A section of the Vibrio vulnificus CMCP6 genome encodes:
- a CDS encoding ketoacyl-ACP synthase III → MGFNILSSGSYLPVNQWSDREMDRFLKLPSGTCRNKFDVEYRHVADTKETAVYMAMQAITQCLANTHSLSSVNLLIYASGTHHQSLPYDASAVLAALDAPTSLESFDLNSTCLSFLSALNLAQNLFLAKRYQRILIVTSELATGITLNRSFTLKPEVATLFADGAAAFLLEQTENEGLLTSHFETHHAGYSFCQIKGGGSHINPHTSEHQAYLKNCQFEMEGKALFKHVRKTLPAFLEKGFCSSPVTLRDIDYFLPHQASAHGLKKLPSLVGLPKEKIVNHFSTLGNQVAASLPINLHWLRNQPGTQGKHVLLAGTAAGLSLGMGVLKL, encoded by the coding sequence ATGGGCTTTAATATCCTTTCCAGTGGAAGCTATCTGCCAGTCAATCAGTGGTCAGATCGGGAGATGGATCGCTTCCTAAAATTACCCTCAGGAACTTGTCGAAACAAATTCGACGTTGAGTATCGTCATGTAGCCGACACGAAAGAAACCGCTGTATATATGGCAATGCAAGCGATAACGCAATGTCTCGCTAACACACATTCGCTAAGTTCTGTTAACCTCCTTATTTATGCCAGTGGCACACATCATCAGTCTTTACCTTATGATGCATCGGCAGTCTTAGCGGCATTAGACGCCCCGACATCGCTAGAAAGTTTTGATTTAAACAGTACGTGTTTGTCTTTTCTCTCCGCTCTCAATCTTGCTCAGAACCTTTTTTTAGCAAAACGCTACCAACGTATTCTTATTGTCACCAGTGAGCTCGCTACGGGCATCACATTGAATCGCAGCTTCACACTCAAACCTGAAGTTGCAACCTTATTCGCCGACGGTGCAGCAGCGTTTTTACTAGAGCAAACAGAGAATGAAGGGCTGCTCACGAGCCACTTTGAAACGCATCACGCTGGGTATTCATTCTGTCAAATAAAGGGGGGAGGCAGTCATATCAACCCGCATACTTCAGAGCATCAAGCCTATTTGAAAAACTGCCAATTTGAAATGGAAGGCAAAGCACTGTTTAAACATGTGCGCAAAACTTTGCCTGCGTTTCTTGAAAAAGGCTTTTGCTCCTCTCCAGTTACCCTTCGCGATATTGACTACTTTCTTCCACACCAAGCGAGTGCTCACGGTTTAAAGAAATTACCCTCACTCGTTGGTTTACCGAAAGAGAAAATCGTTAATCACTTTTCCACCTTGGGTAACCAAGTCGCTGCGTCATTGCCGATAAACTTGCACTGGCTACGCAACCAACCAGGCACACAAGGGAAACATGTTTTATTGGCGGGCACTGCTGCTGGGCTCTCGTTGGGGATGGGAGTCCTTAAACTATGA
- a CDS encoding NAD-dependent epimerase/dehydratase family protein has protein sequence MKILVTGGSGMLGSAILRMFHQQHELHFTARNTVIAKQLTDQFNVTPHLLNLEDKSAVYDVCQGIDGIIHCAALSSPWGKWEAFYQSNVDTTKNLISAANAHQVSRFIHISSTSVYFDYKDRWNIRETDDIASRWCNDYAHTKYLSELEAIQGQSKTIILRPRGIFGPNDRAIIPRVLKAIKNDTLLLPSGRNPVVDLTYVDNVAHAAMLACTQAEQLQHGDIFNISNNEPMPIETVLRALCEALNINVKLISLPYRLVLPLLKLSEQIRMRLPYQPEPKLTSYSAGLFNYHQTLDISKAQKKLNYQPLFSVQEGIQQYADWSKNKNL, from the coding sequence ATGAAAATATTAGTCACAGGTGGCAGTGGTATGCTGGGTAGTGCGATTCTACGGATGTTTCACCAGCAACATGAACTGCACTTTACTGCGCGAAATACTGTCATCGCAAAACAACTCACCGACCAATTCAATGTCACACCGCATTTACTCAATTTAGAGGATAAATCAGCGGTTTATGATGTATGCCAAGGTATTGATGGGATCATCCATTGCGCTGCGCTCTCAAGCCCTTGGGGAAAGTGGGAAGCGTTTTATCAATCCAATGTAGACACCACAAAAAACCTCATCAGCGCAGCGAATGCCCATCAGGTATCACGTTTTATCCATATTTCCTCCACCAGCGTCTATTTTGACTACAAAGACAGGTGGAATATTCGAGAAACAGACGATATTGCTTCGCGTTGGTGTAATGATTACGCGCACACAAAATACTTGTCTGAACTTGAAGCCATACAGGGACAAAGCAAAACGATCATTTTAAGACCTCGTGGTATTTTCGGTCCTAACGATCGCGCGATTATCCCTAGGGTACTTAAAGCGATAAAAAACGACACACTACTTCTGCCATCCGGGCGAAATCCGGTTGTTGATCTGACTTATGTCGATAATGTAGCCCATGCTGCCATGCTTGCTTGTACTCAAGCGGAACAACTTCAACATGGTGACATATTCAATATATCCAACAACGAGCCAATGCCTATTGAGACCGTGCTAAGAGCTTTGTGTGAAGCATTGAACATAAACGTTAAATTAATATCACTCCCATACCGCTTAGTGTTGCCGTTATTAAAACTCAGTGAGCAAATACGGATGCGCTTACCGTACCAACCGGAGCCAAAGCTCACTTCATACAGCGCAGGGTTATTTAACTACCACCAAACTCTAGATATCAGTAAGGCGCAGAAAAAGCTGAATTACCAACCGCTTTTTTCAGTTCAAGAAGGAATCCAACAGTATGCAGACTGGTCTAAAAATAAAAATCTTTGA